From one Cygnus olor isolate bCygOlo1 chromosome 26, bCygOlo1.pri.v2, whole genome shotgun sequence genomic stretch:
- the MED26 gene encoding mediator of RNA polymerase II transcription subunit 26: protein MTAAPAPSPQQIRDRLLQAIDPQSNIHNMVAVLEVISSLEKYPITKEALEETRLGRLINEVRKKTSNEELAKRAKKLLRNWQKLIEPVTQNEPVPRGLPNPPGSANGGAHNCKPEAPLPAVAGSKPISELKSRNDIQKLNSPKPEKLGNRKRKGEHRDGHQGPPPPKVSKASHEVLQNSSPPPTNGIGGSPENFPSPVDVNLHAGPESSRTELSENDKHNKIPVNAVKPHTSSPGLVKPSSTSSLLKTAVLQQHDKSEETTGPHQPKSPRCSSFSPRNVRHDTFARQHTTYSPKDSMPSPSQRSQFLDTAQVPSPPPSLMQPSTPPMPAKRLEFPQQSVTEVSQHWQEQQVPSESQHRHTAGTLQQHTSPSCKTSSHPGESLTPHMGFSQDASKMDSDDAASGSDSKKKKRYRPRDYTVNLDGHVTEGGVKPVRLKERKLTFDPMTGQIKPLTQKDPLQVEIPALTEQHRTETEKQEQKPNLQSPFEQTNWKELSRNEIIQSYLNRQSSLLSSSGVQTPGAHYFMSEYLKQEESTRKEARKTHVLAPNSKPTDLPGVTREVTSDDLNRIREHNWPGVNGCYDTQGNWYDWTQCISLDPHGDDGRLNILPYVCLD from the exons ATCCATAACATGGTGGCAGTGCTGGAAGTGATCTCCAGCCTGGAGAAATATCCCATTACCAAAGAGGCACTTGAG gaaacaaGACTTGGGAGGCTTATCAATGAGGTGAGGAAGAAGACGTCCAATGAGGAACTTGCCAAACGTGCCAAGAAATTGTTGCGAAATTGGCAAAAGTTGATAGAACCTGTAACCCAGAATGAACCAGTGCCAAGAGGGTTGCCGAATCCACCTGGATCAGCAAATGGTGGTGCTCACAACTGCAAACCAGAAGCACCGCTTCCTGCCGTGGCTGGATCAAAGCCAATCAGTGAATTGAAAAGCAGGAATGACATACAGAAACTAAATTCTCCAAAACCAGAGAAATTGGGAAATCGGAAAAGGAAAGGTGAACACAGGGATGGGCATCAGGGCCCTCCTCCCCCAAAAGTCTCCAAAGCTAGTCATGAAGTATTACAAAACTCTTCACCCCCTCCAACGAATGGAATTGGAGGTAGTCCTGAAAATTTTCCTAGTCCTGTAGATGTAAATCTACACGCAGGGcctgaaagcagcaggacagaACTCAGTGAAAATGATAAACACAATAAGATTCCAGTAAATGCTGTAAAACCTCACACCAGTTCTCCGGGACTTGTAAAACCTTCAAGCACTTCCTCGTTATTAAAGACTGCAGTGCTTCAGCAGCATGATAAATCAGAAGAAACCACAGGACCGCACCAACCTAAGAGTCCTCGCTGTTCCTCGTTTAGCCCTAGAAATGTCAGGCATGATACTTTTGCTCGGCAGCATACTACGTACTCACCAAAGGATTCGATGCCTAGTCCATCTCAAAGGTCTCAGTTCTTAGATACTGCACAGGTGCCATCACCGCCACCATCCTTGATGCAACCATCAACACCTCCCATGCCAGCAAAAAGACTGGAGTTCCCTCAGCAATCAGTAACTGAGGTATCTCAGCACTGGCAGGAGCAACAGGTACCTTCTGAAAGCCAGCACAGGCATACAGCAGGGACGCTTCAACAGCACACGTCTCCCAGCTGCAAAACCAGCTCCCATCCTGGGGAATCTCTCACGCCACACATGGGCTTTTCACAGGACGCTTCAAAAATGGACAGTGATGATGCTGCTTCAGGTTCAGAtagtaaaaagaagaaaaggtacCGACCTAGAGACTATACAGTCAACTTGGACGGGCACGTGACAGAAGGGGGTGTGAAACCTGTGAgattaaaagagagaaaactcaCTTTTGATCCCATGACAGGACAGATAAAACCTTTAACACAGAAAGATCCTTTGCAGGTAGAAATCCCTGCACTTACTGAACAGCACAGGACAGAAACGGAAAAGCAGGAGCAAAAACCTAACCTGCAAAGCCCTTTTGAACAAACGAACTGGAAAGAATTatccagaaatgaaataattcagtcaTATTTAAACAGACAGAGTAGCTTGCTGTCTTCATCAGGAGTACAGACTCCAGGAGCTCACTACTTCATGTCTGAATATttaaagcaggaggaaagcactAGAAAAGAGGCTAGAAAGACTCATGTTCTAGCTCCTAACAGCAAACCTACAGACTTGCCTGGGGTCACAAGGGAGGTCACAAGTGATGATCTCAACAGAATACGTGAACATAACTGGCCAGGCGTGAACGGTTGTTATGATACACAGGGTAACTGGTATGATTGGACACAGTGCATATCTTTAGATCCACACGGGGATGACGGTAGATTGAACATCCTGCCTTATGTCTGCCTAGACTGA